One genomic window of Candidatus Wallbacteria bacterium includes the following:
- the cas7b gene encoding type I-B CRISPR-associated protein Cas7/Csh2 has protein sequence MSNSDNRVISKKSELLFLYESTYSIPNGDPFTGEQRYDNESKKVLVSDVRIKRFIRNYLHEKDQEIYVLLDKSEASKDGKESGSAARIKSLKKKYPELKKSADVLKKCIDVRLFGGISTEEGDAANITGPIQFALLNPSLNTTELRPHQNTCVFPSAIKNEQGTIGTTTVVPYSINQIHGWTNPYSAKHTDLSDEDVNIMFKALWESINSANTRTKSNQNSPLLIQVIYADPTSKIYGMDRKITHTPLNDKTDEQLRSIADYTFNFAEFEKIIEDQKVEKVRWYSDIDVISSSITSITKGKNKLEKMDFSKIVFKSVP, from the coding sequence ATGAGCAATTCAGACAATCGGGTTATCAGCAAAAAATCGGAGCTACTTTTTCTTTACGAAAGCACATACTCTATTCCCAATGGAGATCCCTTCACTGGTGAGCAGCGCTATGATAATGAGTCGAAAAAAGTACTGGTAAGTGATGTTAGAATCAAAAGATTTATTAGAAACTATCTTCACGAAAAAGACCAGGAAATCTATGTGTTATTAGATAAATCTGAAGCATCGAAAGACGGAAAAGAATCAGGTTCAGCGGCGCGGATTAAATCTTTGAAGAAAAAATACCCAGAATTAAAGAAATCAGCGGATGTTTTAAAAAAATGCATTGATGTCCGACTATTTGGTGGGATATCTACTGAAGAAGGTGATGCAGCCAATATTACAGGACCAATACAATTTGCTCTTCTAAATCCATCACTCAATACAACAGAATTAAGACCGCATCAAAATACTTGTGTGTTCCCATCTGCGATTAAAAATGAGCAAGGAACAATCGGTACTACCACCGTTGTCCCATACAGCATCAACCAAATCCACGGCTGGACCAATCCCTATTCCGCAAAACATACTGACTTGTCTGATGAAGACGTGAACATCATGTTCAAAGCGCTCTGGGAAAGCATCAATTCCGCCAATACGCGCACAAAATCAAATCAGAATTCTCCGCTTCTGATTCAGGTCATCTATGCTGACCCAACAAGCAAAATCTACGGCATGGATCGGAAAATCACGCATACCCCATTAAACGATAAAACAGACGAACAGTTGAGGAGTATTGCAGATTACACCTTCAATTTCGCAGAATTCGAAAAAATAATTGAAGACCAGAAAGTCGAAAAAGTCCGCTGGTATTCGGATATTGATGTAATTTCAAGTTCAATTACATCAATTACAAAGGGGAAAAATAAATTAGAGAAAATGGACTTTTCGAAGATTGTTTTCAAGAGCGTGCCATGA
- the cas5 gene encoding CRISPR-associated protein Cas5, translating to MKDLILSVSGNWGHFKKPETNNNPLTHDFITKTALIGLIGAVLGKDRDVMKPLFPQLSEDLLYGVKVVNPVKKESWGFTMRKAVNLFEKAPKYMELLKNPGFEVAVCLKNDRSKKEFIEFTRFVVESRAMFTPVLGLHNCPAILSFKANGEFTDKKSGAFKTKGFVSTRHTLNLDETRTFRIGFEKIPTFQNDDFWNLPEKYVEVVYPSEHREISVTGDYYQHSDGEAWWLV from the coding sequence ATGAAGGATTTGATTTTATCGGTTTCCGGCAATTGGGGGCATTTCAAAAAGCCTGAAACCAATAACAATCCCCTGACCCATGATTTCATTACCAAAACAGCTCTGATTGGGTTGATCGGAGCTGTCTTAGGGAAAGACAGGGATGTAATGAAGCCTTTGTTTCCTCAATTGAGCGAAGATTTGCTCTATGGCGTGAAGGTTGTCAATCCGGTAAAAAAAGAATCCTGGGGATTCACGATGAGAAAAGCGGTGAATTTGTTTGAGAAAGCTCCTAAATATATGGAACTTCTTAAAAATCCCGGATTTGAGGTTGCAGTATGTCTAAAAAATGACCGGTCAAAAAAAGAGTTCATTGAATTCACGCGATTCGTTGTTGAATCACGCGCCATGTTTACTCCTGTTCTTGGTTTGCATAATTGCCCCGCCATCTTGAGTTTCAAAGCAAACGGGGAATTTACAGATAAAAAAAGCGGTGCTTTCAAGACCAAGGGATTTGTCTCCACCAGACACACTCTCAATTTGGATGAGACCAGGACATTCAGAATCGGCTTTGAAAAAATTCCGACATTCCAGAATGATGATTTCTGGAACCTTCCGGAAAAATATGTTGAAGTTGTGTATCCGTCTGAGCATCGTGAGATCTCGGTAACCGGCGATTATTATCAACATTCAGATGGTGAAGCCTGGTGGCTTGTTTAG
- the cas3 gene encoding CRISPR-associated helicase Cas3': MACLDDFLSHPDKSLSFHTLGVLEKIKHFTSLEIAEYAGLFHDFGKVNPNFQKKIKGFRSNGYSNHSLLSGLYFLKYCAANQALFRSHEKIASILAAIVHHHGDLPDFSRILNTDEIQKLLNFMDSGSDVIAEAIETNVQLKEVRLTLSGNNRDLLERVPSVLYAGIESKRGMTVDNYLDTQFSFSCLINADKSDAGNHQLDKSELEVYCTKFSDSLESYLSKFKNNSELDLLRQEMRNKAKACIHEKLGNGHRLFSLTAPTGSGKTTMLLSLAGEIIKQQGNHRIIYILPFLSITEQVEKVCLDIFKGLESNIRRIDSKTENRDFQQQQENSDGDMMFDSKSLLDAKFKEDSFDYPFVITTFVRFFETLLSNRNATLLKMPNFSKSIFLIDEIQSLPPRLYGFLVAYLDTFCRKFGSYAVLSTATMPNFRLPENNRHDLAAIFKDYSTPPELLDFGYFGNDIFNRYQVSAPHPIETSDLSVMIETDFSSTLVILNTIQDSKELFAELTKKREPSTLVFLLNTHFKPFDRKRKINICKKLLAANKSRKLKRKIILISTQLIEAGVDIDFPVVYRDICPMPSIIQSGGRCNRNGSNEIPGRLVLFELQKNKKSRADLIYRGRDSRFLNFSKQKLSETQYEEPGLFELQKLFFSDVRKETLFGVHYGSCFIDGEIDFVAEIKKGSFSEVGKFRLIDEDFGEEFRYYIPVKKDDTEFEKLENLFNELKSIKFNDFEKKKLKLIEIDKRLKKMADHVVQIRLKKDDSKPVVSSEPCFGLLKLSKEHYNSRTGICLSNDNQLL, from the coding sequence GTGGCTTGTTTAGATGATTTTCTTTCTCATCCCGATAAGAGTCTATCCTTTCATACTTTGGGCGTTCTTGAAAAAATAAAGCACTTTACATCATTAGAAATTGCTGAATACGCCGGCTTGTTTCATGATTTCGGCAAAGTTAATCCTAATTTTCAGAAGAAAATCAAAGGCTTTCGATCAAACGGTTATTCAAATCATTCTCTCCTATCAGGATTGTACTTTCTGAAATACTGCGCTGCTAATCAGGCTTTATTTCGAAGTCATGAAAAAATAGCCTCCATTTTAGCAGCTATTGTGCATCATCATGGCGACTTGCCGGATTTTTCAAGAATTTTAAACACAGATGAGATTCAGAAGTTATTGAATTTTATGGATAGCGGCAGTGACGTAATTGCAGAAGCAATTGAGACTAATGTTCAGTTAAAGGAAGTCAGATTGACCTTATCTGGAAACAATCGCGACCTGCTTGAAAGAGTGCCAAGTGTTCTCTATGCTGGTATTGAGAGCAAAAGAGGAATGACCGTAGATAACTACCTTGATACTCAGTTTTCATTTTCCTGTCTGATCAATGCAGATAAATCGGATGCTGGTAATCACCAACTGGATAAATCAGAACTGGAGGTGTATTGCACTAAATTCAGCGATTCGTTGGAAAGTTATCTGAGCAAGTTCAAAAACAATTCGGAACTGGACCTTTTAAGGCAGGAAATGCGGAATAAAGCGAAAGCATGTATCCATGAAAAACTTGGGAATGGACACAGACTTTTCTCTCTAACTGCACCGACAGGTTCAGGTAAAACGACCATGCTGTTATCACTGGCAGGTGAAATCATCAAACAGCAAGGTAATCACCGGATTATCTACATTCTTCCGTTTTTATCCATTACCGAGCAAGTAGAAAAGGTTTGCCTCGATATTTTCAAAGGGCTGGAAAGTAACATCAGACGAATTGACTCCAAAACCGAGAACCGGGATTTCCAACAACAACAAGAAAATTCAGATGGCGATATGATGTTTGACTCAAAGTCTCTTCTTGATGCCAAATTTAAGGAAGACTCATTTGATTATCCGTTTGTTATTACTACCTTTGTCAGGTTTTTTGAAACCCTGTTGAGCAACAGGAATGCAACACTGCTGAAAATGCCTAATTTTTCCAAATCAATTTTCTTGATCGACGAGATCCAATCGCTCCCTCCGAGACTCTATGGCTTTCTTGTGGCATACCTTGACACTTTCTGCAGAAAATTTGGTTCATATGCTGTTCTGTCCACCGCAACTATGCCGAACTTCAGACTTCCCGAAAACAACCGACACGATTTAGCTGCCATTTTTAAGGATTATTCAACTCCTCCGGAGTTGCTTGATTTTGGATACTTCGGAAACGATATCTTCAACAGATATCAAGTGTCAGCCCCTCATCCAATTGAAACATCAGACTTATCCGTGATGATTGAAACTGACTTTTCTTCAACATTAGTGATCTTGAATACAATCCAGGATTCGAAAGAGTTATTTGCAGAATTGACTAAGAAGAGAGAACCTTCAACTCTTGTTTTTTTGTTGAATACGCATTTCAAGCCTTTTGACAGAAAACGGAAAATTAATATTTGTAAGAAGTTATTGGCAGCAAATAAGTCCCGGAAGTTGAAAAGAAAAATTATCTTGATTTCCACCCAACTGATTGAAGCTGGTGTAGATATTGATTTCCCAGTTGTATACCGTGATATCTGTCCTATGCCAAGTATTATACAATCAGGAGGCAGGTGCAACCGGAATGGATCGAACGAAATCCCTGGAAGGCTTGTATTGTTTGAACTCCAAAAAAACAAGAAAAGTCGAGCAGACCTGATATATAGAGGGAGAGATTCCAGATTTCTGAATTTCAGTAAACAGAAGCTGAGTGAAACCCAATATGAAGAACCAGGCTTGTTTGAATTGCAGAAATTGTTCTTTAGCGATGTCCGGAAAGAAACTCTGTTCGGTGTTCACTATGGCTCTTGCTTCATCGATGGAGAAATTGATTTTGTTGCTGAGATAAAAAAAGGAAGTTTTTCAGAGGTCGGTAAATTCAGATTAATAGACGAGGATTTTGGTGAAGAATTTCGCTATTACATCCCGGTTAAAAAAGATGATACTGAATTTGAAAAGCTTGAAAACCTGTTCAATGAATTGAAATCCATCAAATTCAATGACTTTGAAAAGAAAAAACTGAAGCTGATTGAAATCGATAAACGGTTAAAAAAAATGGCAGATCATGTTGTTCAGATCCGATTGAAGAAAGATGACAGCAAGCCTGTAGTTAGTAGTGAACCATGCTTTGGTCTTTTGAAACTCAGCAAGGAACATTACAACTCAAGAACAGGGATATGCTTGTCCAATGATAATCAACTTCTTTGA
- a CDS encoding transposase, which translates to MKRKLTHPYSLSFKLSAVRRALEPGCDIAKLAEELGIRQITLRKWIILYEIDPEIFSGRKRSPTELEREKARLIKEIADIKMENEILKKVAASSLKK; encoded by the coding sequence ATGAAAAGAAAATTGACGCACCCTTACTCCCTCTCCTTCAAACTCTCCGCAGTCCGCCGAGCGCTGGAGCCGGGCTGCGATATCGCAAAACTGGCTGAAGAATTGGGCATTCGCCAGATCACGCTCCGCAAATGGATTATATTGTATGAAATTGATCCTGAAATTTTCAGCGGCAGGAAGAGATCGCCCACTGAACTGGAACGCGAGAAAGCCAGATTGATTAAAGAGATCGCTGATATTAAAATGGAAAACGAAATCCTGAAAAAGGTTGCAGCCAGTTCCTTGAAAAAGTAA
- the cas4 gene encoding CRISPR-associated protein Cas4 → MSSNLPDITATEFNYFHICQRKLWLFSHDIEMERESDAVLMGKLIHENSYQREKKEILIDGLVKIDFMDGEGVHEVKKSDSMEDAHVWQVLYYVYILRKKGVEVNKGVINYPKQKRTVEIEYTPEKEAEIERKLVEVEKVRQSQDPPATLVSKICRKCAYEEFCFA, encoded by the coding sequence ATGAGCAGCAATCTCCCTGACATCACAGCTACTGAGTTCAACTATTTCCACATCTGCCAGCGGAAACTCTGGCTCTTTTCCCACGACATCGAGATGGAGCGGGAATCGGACGCAGTGCTGATGGGAAAGCTGATCCACGAAAATTCCTATCAGCGGGAAAAGAAGGAAATCCTGATCGATGGGCTGGTGAAGATCGATTTCATGGACGGGGAAGGTGTGCATGAGGTGAAGAAAAGCGACTCCATGGAAGATGCTCATGTCTGGCAGGTGTTGTACTATGTTTACATCCTTCGTAAAAAGGGTGTGGAAGTCAATAAAGGTGTGATCAATTACCCCAAGCAGAAACGCACGGTGGAAATCGAGTATACACCGGAAAAAGAAGCTGAAATTGAGCGGAAACTGGTGGAAGTTGAAAAAGTCCGGCAATCTCAAGATCCGCCCGCGACTCTTGTTTCGAAAATCTGCCGGAAATGCGCGTATGAGGAATTCTGTTTCGCATAA
- the cas1b gene encoding type I-B CRISPR-associated endonuclease Cas1b encodes MKRNYYLLKNSRIRRKDNTICLEYENGEKKNLPIEDVEAFYLFGEMDLNTKLLNFLSQEKIPLHVFNYYGYYSGSYYPREYLNSGFVLVNQVEAYKNPEKRLEIARELITGASHNILCNLKYYQNRRAGLEGHIEEIEKYKNKLPEVSCIMELMAWEGHIRDRYYESFNDFLDLPEPYKKRVKRPPDNMLNALISFGNSLMYATVLGEIYHTQLNPTISYLHEPGNRRFSLSLDISEVFKPLIVDHVIFKLINTRMLSEKDFDQDANCCYLSENGRKIFIREYDERLSTTIKHRHLKRNVSYRRLIRMECYKIEKTIVGDAEYKAFQAWW; translated from the coding sequence GTGAAACGTAATTATTATCTGCTGAAAAACTCGCGCATCCGTAGAAAGGACAATACCATCTGCTTAGAATACGAGAACGGCGAGAAAAAGAACCTGCCGATCGAAGATGTGGAAGCTTTCTATCTTTTCGGGGAAATGGATTTGAATACCAAACTCCTGAACTTCCTGTCCCAGGAAAAGATACCGCTGCATGTCTTCAATTATTACGGATACTATTCCGGATCATACTATCCCCGGGAATATCTGAATTCCGGATTCGTGCTGGTGAATCAGGTCGAGGCATACAAGAATCCGGAGAAGCGGCTGGAAATAGCGAGGGAGCTGATTACCGGTGCCAGTCACAACATTCTCTGCAATCTTAAGTATTACCAGAACCGGCGTGCCGGCCTTGAAGGCCACATCGAAGAAATCGAGAAGTACAAAAACAAGCTCCCTGAAGTCTCCTGCATCATGGAGCTAATGGCATGGGAAGGCCATATAAGGGATCGTTATTATGAGAGTTTCAATGACTTTCTTGACTTACCTGAACCTTATAAAAAAAGGGTGAAGCGACCGCCTGACAACATGCTGAATGCCCTGATCTCTTTCGGTAATTCCCTGATGTACGCAACTGTGCTGGGGGAAATTTATCATACTCAACTGAATCCCACTATCAGTTACCTGCACGAGCCGGGGAACCGCCGGTTTTCCCTGAGTCTAGACATTTCCGAGGTTTTCAAGCCATTAATTGTTGATCATGTAATCTTCAAGCTGATCAATACCAGAATGCTGTCTGAAAAAGACTTTGATCAGGACGCCAACTGCTGCTATCTCTCGGAAAACGGAAGAAAAATTTTCATTCGTGAATATGACGAGCGGCTTTCCACTACTATCAAGCACCGCCACCTGAAGCGCAATGTATCCTATCGGAGGCTGATCAGGATGGAGTGCTATAAAATAGAGAAAACGATTGTCGGGGACGCTGAATACAAGGCTTTCCAGGCCTGGTGGTGA
- the cas2 gene encoding CRISPR-associated endonuclease Cas2 has translation MHVILFYDVEVERVQKIHKLMKRYLTWVQNSVFEGEMTEGKMEEMKSELRKKMNPGLDSVIIYKLGDLRYTEREIVGVEKNTTDNLL, from the coding sequence ATGCATGTAATCCTCTTTTACGATGTCGAAGTAGAGCGCGTTCAGAAAATCCATAAATTGATGAAGCGCTATCTTACCTGGGTTCAGAATTCTGTCTTTGAAGGTGAAATGACTGAAGGTAAAATGGAAGAGATGAAAAGCGAACTCAGGAAAAAGATGAATCCAGGCCTGGATTCTGTGATCATTTACAAACTTGGCGATCTGCGTTATACAGAGCGGGAAATTGTTGGCGTGGAGAAAAACACCACAGATAATCTGCTTTGA
- a CDS encoding sodium-dependent transporter, giving the protein MKKENWTSKAGVILAVAGSAVGLGNFLRFPQQAAQNGGGAFMIPYFIALLLLGIPLMWVEWSFGRMGAEHDQHTLPEIFQSLLKKPFYKYLGVLGLFIPYVIFVYYTYIESWCLGYAVFSASGKYFTVPQSQIGNFFGNYLGIQGGEWFSGFFVAITFFLITMALNLYFLYGGITGGIEKLCNFAMPVLFVLGFVMMFKIFSLPNISLGMGFLWNPRFEVLSNPKVWLAAAGQIFFTLSVGSGIIQTYASYLKKNDDIALSGLTSSFLNEFAEVIMGGTIAIPAAVVFFGAAMTAEIAQKGTVSLGFNTLPLIFQQFGYGWCKFFGFIWFVLLFLAAITSSVSLAQPMFAFIQKRLNLSKGKAVAVFGLSSIVYCLPVILWFDKGFMDEMDFWGGTFLLVVLAFIELIIYGWVIGGQKGFDEINRAGKIRVPKIYRYIIQYIAPVYIGAILLSFIFINLPDVLKASSPHILLSRGIMVVLFCLMCLLVKYTVKEDE; this is encoded by the coding sequence GTGAAAAAGGAGAACTGGACCAGCAAAGCGGGGGTAATTCTGGCTGTGGCCGGGAGCGCGGTTGGACTGGGAAACTTCCTGCGATTCCCGCAGCAGGCTGCCCAGAACGGGGGCGGAGCCTTCATGATCCCGTATTTCATTGCGCTGTTGCTTTTAGGCATACCACTGATGTGGGTGGAATGGTCCTTCGGCAGAATGGGAGCAGAGCATGATCAGCATACTCTGCCAGAGATCTTCCAGAGCCTGCTGAAAAAACCGTTTTACAAATACCTGGGGGTTCTCGGCCTCTTCATCCCCTATGTAATTTTCGTCTACTATACTTACATCGAGTCCTGGTGCCTCGGTTACGCCGTGTTTTCAGCGAGCGGAAAATATTTCACAGTCCCGCAGAGCCAGATCGGCAATTTCTTCGGGAATTACCTGGGCATACAGGGCGGAGAATGGTTTTCCGGTTTTTTCGTAGCCATCACCTTTTTTCTGATCACAATGGCGCTCAACCTCTACTTTCTCTATGGAGGAATCACGGGCGGGATTGAGAAGCTCTGCAATTTCGCAATGCCTGTCCTGTTCGTGCTTGGCTTTGTGATGATGTTCAAGATCTTTTCCCTGCCCAACATTTCCCTGGGCATGGGATTCCTCTGGAATCCGCGTTTCGAAGTCCTTTCAAACCCCAAAGTCTGGCTGGCTGCGGCAGGCCAGATTTTCTTCACTCTGTCAGTAGGTTCAGGCATCATCCAGACTTACGCATCCTATCTCAAGAAGAACGACGATATCGCCTTATCCGGCCTGACCAGCAGTTTTCTCAACGAATTCGCTGAAGTGATCATGGGCGGCACGATCGCCATCCCGGCCGCTGTGGTATTTTTCGGCGCAGCAATGACTGCAGAGATCGCCCAGAAAGGCACTGTCAGCCTAGGTTTCAACACCCTGCCCCTGATTTTTCAGCAGTTCGGCTATGGCTGGTGCAAATTCTTCGGTTTCATCTGGTTCGTGCTTTTATTCCTGGCAGCCATCACATCCTCGGTTTCCCTTGCACAGCCGATGTTCGCCTTTATCCAGAAACGCCTCAATCTCAGCAAGGGAAAAGCAGTGGCAGTTTTCGGCCTGTCCTCGATCGTCTACTGCCTGCCAGTGATCCTCTGGTTTGATAAGGGTTTCATGGACGAAATGGACTTCTGGGGCGGGACCTTCCTGCTGGTGGTACTGGCATTCATAGAACTGATAATTTATGGCTGGGTGATCGGAGGGCAGAAAGGCTTTGACGAGATCAACAGGGCTGGGAAAATCCGGGTTCCAAAAATTTATCGCTACATCATCCAGTACATTGCTCCAGTCTACATCGGTGCGATCCTGCTGAGCTTCATCTTCATAAATCTGCCTGATGTGCTCAAGGCCAGCTCGCCGCATATCCTGCTGTCAAGAGGGATCATGGTGGTGCTGTTCTGCCTGATGTGCCTGCTTGTGAAGTATACCGTCAAGGAGGATGAATAA
- the recR gene encoding recombination mediator RecR, with the protein MEIRLPKNLMLLQEFIGNFPGVGSRSAQKILVHLLKLPAGELQKFAGLLSGIDGTIRYCGQCHFFLSDSLCPFCHNDSRDKSLLCVVEQFSDILGIEKTGNYQGLYHILGGVIAPLRGIGIEKLHLNTLTERTRHGTKEVILALNPETEGEVTMHFLTGLLKKESSDLIVSRLAFGLPVGANLEYCDTRTLSEALNNRKTI; encoded by the coding sequence ATGGAAATCAGGCTTCCCAAAAATCTCATGCTGCTGCAGGAATTCATCGGAAACTTCCCTGGGGTGGGTTCCCGCAGCGCTCAGAAGATCCTGGTGCATCTGCTCAAACTTCCTGCAGGTGAACTGCAGAAATTCGCAGGTCTTTTATCTGGAATCGACGGAACAATCCGCTACTGCGGACAATGTCATTTTTTTCTCTCTGATTCTCTCTGCCCATTCTGCCATAATGACTCGCGCGACAAAAGCCTCCTCTGCGTTGTGGAACAGTTCAGCGACATCCTGGGGATTGAGAAAACCGGAAACTATCAGGGCCTGTACCACATACTTGGAGGAGTGATCGCTCCACTCAGGGGCATCGGCATAGAAAAACTCCATCTCAATACTCTGACAGAGAGGACCAGGCACGGCACCAAAGAAGTGATTCTGGCTCTCAACCCTGAGACCGAAGGAGAAGTGACCATGCATTTCCTGACCGGGTTGCTCAAGAAGGAATCGTCTGATTTAATAGTATCCAGACTGGCTTTCGGACTTCCGGTTGGAGCGAATCTTGAATATTGTGACACCCGGACATTGTCAGAAGCTCTTAATAACAGAAAAACGATCTAG
- a CDS encoding YbaB/EbfC family nucleoid-associated protein, whose amino-acid sequence MSKGPFFGGGQMGNLMKEAQKMQKKMLEMQEELENKEIEGTSGGETVKVKLNGKGVLIGISIAPDAIDPEDPEMLQDLILAAYNDAHNKVEELSKDEMSKISGGLPIPGLF is encoded by the coding sequence ATGTCCAAAGGACCTTTTTTCGGCGGTGGACAGATGGGTAACCTGATGAAGGAAGCCCAGAAAATGCAGAAAAAAATGCTGGAAATGCAGGAAGAGCTGGAAAACAAGGAAATCGAAGGCACAAGCGGCGGAGAGACCGTAAAAGTCAAGCTTAACGGCAAAGGCGTGCTGATTGGAATCTCAATCGCACCGGATGCGATCGATCCTGAGGACCCGGAGATGCTGCAGGATCTGATCCTGGCCGCTTACAATGACGCCCACAACAAGGTCGAGGAACTTTCCAAGGACGAGATGTCCAAGATTTCCGGCGGACTGCCCATTCCCGGCCTTTTCTGA
- the dnaX gene encoding DNA polymerase III subunit gamma/tau: MSLYQKYRPRKFSELVGQNHVTGVLKNSLKTGKLTHAYLFCGPRGSGKTSTARILTKAINCLSPIDFEPCLSCSNCRSIEQGTFVDLFEIDAASNRKVEDIRDLREKVIFAPQCGKYKVYIIDEAHMLTREAFNAFLKMLEEPPSHTIFILATTEPEKLLPTIISRCQRHNFRRASLPEIAGHLEKIWLLEKSERGLGEIESSAFMTIARLSDGALRDSLCLLEQLTLLPKDKITSPDLDLLFGLLPSETCQMIVELLSKKNYPDLDNLVNRVLDGGTSVNFLIQELITHLKEKILSAEADSQLLVYLLENLIWSLEKLRWHPFPRQVLDLVFMKTLFQGGYSREQRASPEPALRRSSETTIIKPPAQPVSPPTPSVLEDKKIDTLIFQLSNSHPGLAAILRNAKVKLWSPEKLSLSFFTPFEFKFASLQDQKKIILEVLSKHFNEKPDLDISLDKPASRADNLPPQVKKLQEMFGAEIIDIINN; the protein is encoded by the coding sequence ATGAGTCTTTATCAGAAATACAGGCCACGGAAATTTTCCGAACTTGTCGGGCAGAACCACGTAACAGGCGTCCTGAAAAACTCGCTGAAAACGGGAAAGCTCACCCATGCCTATCTTTTCTGCGGCCCAAGGGGCAGCGGAAAAACCTCCACAGCCAGGATACTCACCAAAGCCATCAATTGCCTGTCTCCCATCGATTTTGAACCCTGTCTATCATGCTCCAACTGTCGTTCGATCGAACAGGGTACTTTCGTGGATTTGTTCGAAATCGACGCGGCCAGCAACCGCAAGGTGGAAGACATCAGGGACTTGAGGGAAAAAGTGATCTTCGCCCCCCAGTGCGGAAAGTACAAGGTGTACATTATCGACGAAGCCCACATGTTGACCAGGGAGGCTTTCAATGCCTTTCTCAAGATGCTGGAAGAGCCCCCCAGTCATACAATCTTCATTCTGGCCACCACTGAACCGGAAAAGCTTCTCCCTACGATCATTTCCAGGTGTCAGCGCCACAATTTCAGAAGAGCGAGCCTGCCGGAGATCGCCGGTCACCTCGAAAAAATCTGGCTGCTGGAAAAAAGCGAACGCGGTCTCGGTGAAATTGAATCTTCTGCCTTCATGACAATCGCCAGACTGTCTGACGGTGCCTTGCGCGACTCTCTCTGCCTGCTTGAACAGCTTACCCTGCTGCCTAAAGATAAGATTACAAGCCCTGACCTTGATCTTCTGTTCGGATTGCTCCCTTCCGAGACCTGTCAGATGATAGTAGAGCTTCTTTCCAAAAAGAATTACCCGGACCTCGACAACCTGGTCAATCGAGTGCTGGACGGCGGCACATCGGTCAATTTTCTGATCCAGGAACTGATCACCCATCTGAAAGAGAAAATCCTCTCTGCTGAAGCCGATTCCCAGCTCCTGGTCTATCTGCTGGAAAATCTGATCTGGAGTCTGGAAAAGCTCCGCTGGCACCCTTTTCCCCGCCAGGTGCTGGATCTTGTGTTTATGAAAACTCTTTTCCAGGGGGGTTATTCCAGGGAGCAGAGAGCCTCCCCTGAACCCGCATTAAGGCGCAGTTCTGAGACCACCATCATTAAGCCTCCTGCTCAGCCGGTGTCACCGCCGACTCCGTCTGTTTTGGAAGACAAAAAAATCGACACTCTCATTTTCCAGTTGTCCAACTCTCACCCCGGGCTCGCAGCAATCCTTAGAAACGCCAAAGTCAAACTCTGGTCGCCCGAAAAACTTTCTCTTTCGTTCTTCACTCCTTTTGAATTCAAGTTCGCAAGCCTTCAGGACCAGAAAAAGATCATTCTGGAAGTGCTTAGTAAACACTTCAACGAAAAGCCTGACCTGGACATATCGCTCGATAAGCCTGCCTCCAGAGCTGACAATCTCCCCCCGCAGGTGAAGAAGCTTCAGGAAATGTTCGGGGCTGAAATCATAGATATTATCAACAATTAG